In a genomic window of Streptomyces sp. NBC_01231:
- a CDS encoding metalloregulator ArsR/SmtB family transcription factor has protein sequence MTRAAEDDQVSEHVLVALADPIRREVLAILAREGGATSTSLAASLPVTRQAVAKHLAVLDRAGLVRAHRAGREVRYEADLQPLKQTTRWMATLATQWEHRLNTIKALAEGAAGP, from the coding sequence ATGACCCGCGCCGCCGAGGACGATCAGGTCTCCGAGCATGTTCTGGTAGCCCTGGCTGACCCGATTCGTCGAGAAGTCCTCGCCATCCTTGCCCGCGAAGGCGGCGCCACATCGACATCCCTGGCAGCGAGCCTTCCCGTCACCCGCCAGGCGGTGGCCAAACACTTGGCCGTTCTGGACCGCGCTGGGCTTGTCCGCGCCCACCGGGCCGGCCGCGAGGTCCGCTACGAAGCTGACCTGCAACCGCTGAAGCAGACAACGCGGTGGATGGCCACCCTCGCCACCCAGTGGGAACACCGCCTCAACACCATCAAGGCCCTGGCGGAAGGCGCCGCTGGGCCCTGA
- a CDS encoding Crp/Fnr family transcriptional regulator, whose translation MYQPHITVFGEELWSQLRDLAPRRVRPARSVLLRQGDPGTHVILMESGSTLVTLTGGNGERTLLAVRGAGELLGELAVLDSQPRTASVIAAERCFVHIIPAADFLAFVDKYDLLAALLRHAIARVREAETVRLEMATSPVAVRLASALGRLLQAASGAGAEYIVRLTQAELSQMIGASRNAVGAALKPWRDRGWLATEAAGGLVVRDIASIQSHAYAQR comes from the coding sequence GTGTATCAGCCGCATATCACGGTGTTCGGTGAGGAGTTGTGGTCTCAACTGCGGGACCTCGCGCCGCGGAGAGTGCGGCCTGCGCGCAGCGTGCTGTTACGGCAGGGGGATCCCGGGACGCATGTGATCTTGATGGAGTCGGGTTCCACACTGGTCACTCTGACTGGCGGGAACGGCGAACGGACGCTGCTGGCGGTGCGGGGAGCGGGTGAGCTGCTGGGCGAGCTGGCTGTGCTGGACTCCCAGCCGCGCACGGCGTCGGTCATCGCGGCGGAGAGGTGCTTCGTGCACATCATCCCGGCTGCGGATTTCCTGGCATTCGTGGACAAGTACGACCTGCTGGCGGCGTTGCTGCGCCATGCCATTGCCCGCGTGCGGGAAGCGGAAACCGTGCGCCTGGAGATGGCCACCTCACCGGTGGCGGTACGCCTGGCCTCAGCGCTCGGCCGGCTGCTGCAGGCCGCTTCCGGCGCGGGGGCCGAGTACATCGTGCGTCTGACGCAAGCAGAGCTGTCGCAGATGATCGGCGCGTCCCGCAATGCCGTGGGAGCTGCCCTCAAACCCTGGCGCGATCGGGGATGGCTCGCCACGGAGGCCGCTGGCGGGCTTGTCGTCCGCGACATCGCATCCATCCAGTCACACGCGTACGCCCAGAGGTGA
- a CDS encoding IS5 family transposase (programmed frameshift) — MRRGEQLPWIVSDELWARIEPLLPVVRRRADHPGRRRLDDRKVLCGILFVLYTGIPWEFLPQELGFGSGMTCWRRLRDWNDAGVWQRLHESLLAELHAAGALDWSRAVIDGSHVRAMKGGPKTGPSPVDRARTGSKHHLITEAHGIPLAASLTGGNRNDVTQLMPLIEAVPPVRGRRGRPRRRPDRLYADRGYDHDKYRKQVRAVGITPVIARRGTEHGSGLGAHRWVVEQSFALLHWFRRLRIRWEIRDDIHEAFLTLGCALICWRRLCRATGS; from the exons ATGAGGAGGGGTGAGCAGCTGCCGTGGATCGTGTCCGATGAGTTGTGGGCGCGGATCGAGCCGTTGTTGCCGGTCGTGCGCCGCCGCGCGGATCATCCGGGGCGCAGGCGTCTGGACGACCGCAAGGTCCTGTGCGGGATCCTGTTCGTGCTGTACACCGGCATTCCGTGGGAGTTCCTGCCCCAGGAACTGGGCTTCGGCTCCGGCATGACCTGCTGGCGGCGCCTGCGGGACTGGAATGACGCGGGTGTGTGGCAGCGTCTGCATGAATCGCTGCTGGCCGAGCTGCACGCCGCCGGCGCTCTGGACTGGTCCCGGGCGGTGATCGACGGCTCTCATGTGCGGGCCATGAAGGGCGGCC CCAAAACTGGACCGAGCCCGGTCGACCGTGCCCGAACAGGCTCCAAGCACCATCTGATCACCGAAGCGCACGGCATCCCCTTGGCCGCCTCCCTGACCGGCGGCAACCGCAACGACGTCACCCAGCTCATGCCCTTGATCGAGGCCGTTCCGCCAGTACGCGGCCGACGCGGACGACCCCGCCGACGCCCCGACCGCCTCTACGCCGACCGCGGCTACGACCACGACAAGTACCGCAAGCAGGTCCGGGCCGTCGGGATCACCCCGGTCATCGCCCGCCGCGGCACCGAACACGGCTCAGGACTGGGCGCCCACCGGTGGGTCGTCGAACAGAGCTTCGCACTCCTGCACTGGTTCCGCCGGTTACGCATCCGCTGGGAGATACGCGACGACATCCACGAAGCCTTCCTCACCCTCGGGTGCGCGCTCATCTGCTGGAGGAGATTGTGCCGTGCGACGGGTTCGTGA
- a CDS encoding AAA family ATPase → MTPSLPTADDGERPVRPTVRAGWQSYVHRIVVPPELGEGPPAETPVDASDPRLRYHATMRTVQTPALKKAVVLARRLWLASGSRSEGPLHLAIDGPGETGMTTVLRQIGRAFEGIVSDQLPADRTRLPVIHINVPLSPASKLDWSIPFADFIGHQHTKDPESGQRSTDMTGPVCHVMKTRGTRLVLIDGIDRLENSELKTAFDYFGYLSSEFGISFVYCGPGSRDIANAGRRGKRAEAPAGGAGGIPTLAVNPIPYSPDAYDIWHEVIKFFDQDLRLHRHSPGDLLNLAAHLHERSGGYMKPLSYLICQAAQEAIETGTEAITQELLDNQLVGRFEDDPILQI, encoded by the coding sequence GTGACCCCTTCTCTCCCCACTGCCGATGACGGCGAACGGCCGGTGCGGCCCACCGTCCGCGCCGGCTGGCAGTCCTACGTCCACCGCATCGTCGTACCGCCCGAGTTAGGCGAAGGCCCGCCCGCAGAGACTCCCGTCGACGCCAGTGACCCGCGGCTGCGCTATCACGCCACGATGCGCACAGTGCAAACACCTGCGTTGAAGAAGGCCGTTGTCCTTGCGCGGCGGCTGTGGCTGGCCAGCGGCTCGCGCAGCGAAGGCCCCCTGCATCTGGCCATCGACGGCCCCGGCGAGACCGGCATGACGACCGTGCTGCGGCAGATCGGCCGCGCCTTCGAAGGCATCGTCAGCGACCAGCTGCCCGCCGACCGCACCAGGCTCCCGGTCATCCACATCAACGTGCCCCTGTCCCCGGCCAGCAAGCTGGACTGGTCCATCCCCTTCGCCGACTTCATCGGCCACCAGCACACCAAGGATCCCGAAAGCGGCCAGCGCAGCACCGACATGACCGGCCCGGTCTGCCATGTCATGAAGACCCGCGGCACCCGCCTGGTCCTCATCGACGGCATCGACCGGCTGGAGAACTCCGAGCTGAAGACGGCCTTCGACTACTTCGGCTACCTTTCCAGCGAGTTCGGCATCTCCTTCGTCTACTGCGGCCCCGGCTCCCGGGACATCGCCAACGCCGGCCGCCGCGGCAAACGGGCCGAGGCACCGGCAGGCGGCGCAGGCGGAATCCCCACCCTCGCGGTCAACCCGATCCCCTACAGCCCCGACGCCTACGACATCTGGCACGAGGTCATCAAGTTCTTCGACCAGGACCTGCGCCTGCACCGGCACAGCCCCGGCGACCTCCTCAACCTCGCCGCGCATCTGCACGAACGCAGCGGCGGCTACATGAAGCCGCTGTCCTACCTGATCTGCCAGGCAGCCCAGGAAGCCATCGAGACCGGCACCGAAGCCATCACCCAGGAGCTCCTCGACAACCAGCTGGTGGGACGCTTCGAAGACGATCCGATTCTGCAGATCTGA
- a CDS encoding Mu transposase C-terminal domain-containing protein: MVVHGVPGGGVMAASCVPAAPPGAVAVGDAVCWHGSTYLVAALQGSNVHLLSHGSDGEDAVMLLDVLLSAPDFAKLSSPDVSTGGRAAPAREGLASVALLEGLSQKAREEAEFWLDHVLEVHRGLPGFAAPGSEPRPGYDPACTTLRERYALKAAELQAAHHQVSAATVERKRLAWLAEGVWGLVDKRRLRTPGRHGRVDERVVRLLRQVYGRLKKKSTGTKSRLFELLRRACVKKFKKKEAGRLLPSRATFYRLLKRLGIACGSGQDTARQRENDGNRPQPPFTRAMAITPGEQVQIDTTQLDVLALDETGRAVSVELTAAIDVATRSILAAVIRPKSSGTKTRPNSRRHGGRATKAVDALLLLADMCTPQPMRPGWSRRARAEGSGLPYAQLVQADERMRDAAARPVIVPDTIVMDNGKVFAGRAFMDACAYLGISVRPACYHSPTHKAIIERTFGSVKSLFSQFLTGYTGRDFTHRGKKVASERLWRLDQLNDLLQEWIATGWQQRPYQELRNPFLPSMPPRTPNQMFAAHVASSGYAPVRLSAEDRLRLLPTAWARVTDAGIRLDQRTYDSRALNGYRGSASGWPGKGERWPVRYHPHQPEKVWLQGHRAGTWAEADFIYQRLIGDEWSEHVWDQATAAHLEEGGSIKDQRAISRVVRSLLERAGRGPARTAEPSPASLERGPQVGPAPLENPYAGIPAPVFGSIPALPSMDIDPRHLCLPSTAHQLADQGVPDYNPYGESA; the protein is encoded by the coding sequence GTGGTCGTCCACGGCGTCCCCGGCGGCGGCGTGATGGCCGCATCATGCGTACCGGCCGCGCCGCCGGGCGCTGTGGCGGTGGGGGACGCGGTGTGCTGGCACGGCAGCACCTACCTGGTTGCTGCCTTGCAGGGCAGCAACGTGCATCTGCTCAGCCACGGCTCCGACGGCGAGGACGCCGTCATGCTGCTCGATGTGCTGCTCAGCGCGCCGGACTTCGCCAAGCTCTCCTCCCCCGACGTCAGTACGGGCGGCCGGGCCGCGCCTGCGCGGGAGGGCCTGGCGAGTGTGGCCCTGCTGGAGGGCCTGTCGCAAAAGGCGCGGGAGGAGGCCGAGTTCTGGCTGGACCACGTGCTGGAAGTACACAGAGGCCTGCCCGGTTTCGCTGCGCCCGGCTCCGAGCCCCGTCCCGGGTACGACCCAGCTTGCACGACGCTGCGTGAGCGTTACGCGCTCAAGGCGGCCGAACTTCAGGCCGCGCACCACCAGGTGTCGGCGGCGACGGTGGAGCGCAAGCGACTGGCCTGGCTGGCCGAGGGGGTGTGGGGGCTGGTCGACAAACGCCGACTGCGCACGCCCGGCCGCCACGGCCGCGTCGACGAGCGGGTCGTGCGGCTGCTGCGGCAGGTGTACGGCCGGCTGAAGAAGAAGTCCACCGGAACCAAGTCACGGCTGTTCGAACTACTCAGGAGGGCATGCGTGAAGAAGTTCAAGAAGAAGGAGGCCGGGCGGCTGCTGCCGTCACGGGCGACGTTCTACCGGCTGTTGAAGCGTCTGGGTATCGCGTGCGGCAGCGGCCAGGACACCGCGCGGCAGCGGGAAAACGACGGCAACCGCCCGCAGCCGCCGTTCACCCGGGCCATGGCGATCACGCCGGGAGAACAAGTACAGATCGACACCACCCAGCTCGACGTACTGGCCCTCGACGAAACCGGCCGGGCCGTCTCCGTCGAGCTGACCGCGGCCATCGACGTAGCCACACGGTCGATCCTGGCCGCGGTCATCCGGCCCAAGTCCAGCGGCACCAAGACCCGCCCCAACAGCCGCCGTCACGGCGGCCGTGCGACCAAGGCCGTCGACGCGCTGCTGCTGCTCGCCGATATGTGCACACCGCAGCCGATGCGGCCCGGCTGGTCGCGCAGGGCCCGCGCCGAGGGCTCGGGACTGCCGTATGCGCAGCTGGTTCAGGCCGATGAGCGCATGCGGGACGCGGCCGCCCGGCCGGTGATCGTGCCGGACACGATCGTCATGGACAACGGGAAAGTGTTCGCCGGGCGGGCCTTCATGGACGCGTGCGCCTACCTCGGGATCTCGGTACGTCCGGCCTGCTACCACTCCCCCACCCACAAAGCGATCATCGAGCGGACCTTCGGATCGGTGAAAAGTCTCTTCAGCCAGTTCCTCACCGGCTACACCGGCCGGGACTTCACCCACCGCGGCAAGAAGGTCGCATCCGAACGGCTGTGGCGCCTGGACCAGCTCAACGACCTGCTGCAGGAGTGGATCGCCACCGGCTGGCAGCAGCGCCCGTACCAGGAGCTGCGCAACCCGTTCCTGCCGTCCATGCCGCCGCGCACGCCCAACCAGATGTTCGCCGCGCACGTGGCCAGCAGCGGCTACGCACCGGTGCGGCTGAGCGCCGAGGACCGGCTGCGGCTGCTGCCGACCGCATGGGCGCGCGTCACCGACGCGGGCATCCGGCTGGACCAGCGTACCTACGACAGTCGGGCGCTGAACGGCTACCGGGGCTCCGCATCCGGCTGGCCGGGCAAGGGAGAGCGCTGGCCGGTGCGCTACCACCCGCACCAGCCCGAAAAGGTGTGGCTGCAGGGCCACCGCGCCGGCACCTGGGCGGAGGCCGACTTCATCTACCAGCGGCTGATCGGCGACGAGTGGAGCGAGCACGTCTGGGACCAGGCCACCGCCGCCCACCTCGAGGAGGGCGGCAGCATCAAGGACCAGCGTGCCATCTCCCGCGTCGTACGCTCCCTGCTGGAACGCGCCGGCCGCGGCCCCGCCCGCACCGCTGAGCCCTCGCCGGCATCCCTGGAGCGCGGGCCGCAGGTGGGTCCCGCGCCGCTGGAAAACCCCTACGCGGGCATCCCCGCCCCTGTCTTCGGCAGCATCCCGGCCCTGCCCAGCATGGACATCGACCCGAGGCACCTGTGCCTGCCCTCCACCGCCCACCAGCTGGCCGACCAGGGCGTGCCCGACTACAACCCGTACGGCGAGAGCGCGTAG
- a CDS encoding SRPBCC domain-containing protein, producing MIHDTIERTIAINAPVQRVWSVLTEPAFLGRWFGNGEPVKIDLRPGGLLVFDHGVHGVIPARIETVEPPRLFSWRWSQGAAGEEPEDTNATLVEFTLTEDDSTGGTQLTLIESGFARIGLPTAEAAERHRANSQNWPGKLDQLRAVCEPTTA from the coding sequence ATGATCCACGACACGATCGAACGCACCATCGCGATCAACGCCCCCGTGCAGCGGGTGTGGTCCGTGCTGACCGAACCCGCCTTCCTCGGTCGCTGGTTCGGCAACGGAGAGCCAGTCAAGATCGACCTGCGCCCCGGCGGTCTTCTCGTCTTCGACCACGGTGTCCATGGCGTTATTCCCGCCCGTATCGAGACCGTCGAGCCGCCGCGGCTCTTCTCCTGGCGGTGGTCTCAAGGTGCCGCTGGAGAAGAGCCGGAGGACACCAATGCCACCCTGGTCGAGTTCACGCTGACCGAAGACGACTCCACCGGAGGTACCCAACTCACCTTGATTGAGAGCGGATTCGCGCGGATCGGGCTGCCAACCGCCGAGGCTGCCGAACGTCACCGCGCCAACAGCCAGAACTGGCCCGGCAAGCTCGACCAACTGCGCGCGGTCTGCGAGCCGACCACGGCATGA
- a CDS encoding CHAT domain-containing protein, giving the protein MRETLKAALQGWIDQIGSARDPSLALEPGALAATRELSDDMQAEDTDLEARRMLGWMYFYRSLALPRHQGDYEAAMAAVEEFTPCFLAGEQDLPQPVVPAIADAAAEDAAAIVHGLRYSHDIAQISTAARAWQRIIAVLPDDHPERALHLRYLALALQLLAEQSTGPQSIGLLDEAIEARERAVDAIPVGAPARASALCDLGATWQLRFERTNAIEDADKWVEAFERGVEAAPTPDTDLSRRLAHLSIALRGRFERTGKMEDADEAVQRARQAVAAAPDRDRPDALSVLGAALRTQFEHTADPAQINEAVEQQRYALAAVPTGADDAKYVFGLGIALGTRFKLTGRLEDIDEAISRLQQAVDATPKSEPGLRARRLSQLGAAHSSRFDHTGAMEDLDDAIAAGRQVQLAAAAAAATATDVRMYMSNLGSPLQQRFVRTGASSDIDEAVDILRKAVAATVKGHPDRAGRLSTLSNALQLRFERYARMADVDEAVDAARQATEATQDTHLGRVGWLSNLSNALQVRFERTGQMADLDEAINAAQQAADTSQASSNRRDLPVCLSTLSIALLMRFQRSKQTTDLDKAVNAARRAVEATPGNSPDRAGRLFNLGTALHTQFQHTGDAAHARDAMDAFAGASKTADAAPSTRIHAARAAAELAVEQEVGTRYAAELLESAVQLLPEVAPRQLERADQQYELGGFAGLASDAAALALADQDTGLDGHRPTKALRLLESGRAVLLSQLLDTRSDLTDLQQADPELAKRLADLREQLDPAFARGLAAALGRDLAVERHVAALFSATVAEIRELPGFESFLLLPDTETLTQDAAQGPIVVFNVSNHRSDALLITPNGVTDLPLPRLDLHSVTGKINQFQTALEAHDEESLSGILEWLWDVAAEPILETLGYRNQPPSATWHWPRIWWSPGGLLGQLPLHAAGYHRQPVDPQRPRTVMDRVVSAYTPTVRALHYARQPIPAPSTSPKALIVAMPTTPDAGDLPNVAAEAAMLKARLPHSILLEEKDAPPEERETADPRTPTKSRVLTELSGCAVAHFACHGLCHATDPSQSQLLLHDHHSDPLTVASLAPLKLDSASLAYLSACRTTFTGEPTLVDEAIHLTSGFQLAGFRHVVGTLWEIDDAVAVRVADGFYDALQQAPEALASGATAHALHQAVRAVRDGQDLRKPFDRRDTPSRWAAYVHAGA; this is encoded by the coding sequence ATGCGTGAGACCTTGAAAGCCGCGCTACAGGGATGGATCGATCAGATCGGTTCTGCTAGGGACCCCTCCTTGGCGTTGGAGCCGGGGGCTTTGGCGGCAACCCGTGAGCTCTCGGACGACATGCAGGCCGAGGATACGGATCTCGAGGCCCGGCGCATGCTCGGCTGGATGTACTTCTACCGGTCCCTTGCACTGCCCAGACATCAGGGCGACTACGAGGCCGCTATGGCGGCGGTTGAGGAGTTCACGCCCTGTTTCCTGGCCGGCGAGCAGGACCTGCCCCAGCCCGTGGTCCCCGCCATCGCGGACGCCGCAGCAGAAGACGCCGCCGCCATAGTCCACGGCCTGCGTTACTCCCACGACATTGCCCAGATCTCGACCGCGGCACGGGCGTGGCAGCGCATCATCGCCGTCCTGCCCGACGACCACCCAGAACGGGCACTCCACCTGCGCTACCTGGCTCTGGCCCTGCAGCTCCTGGCCGAGCAGAGCACGGGCCCCCAGTCCATAGGCCTCTTGGACGAGGCGATCGAGGCACGCGAACGAGCGGTGGACGCCATTCCAGTCGGTGCCCCCGCCCGAGCCTCTGCGCTGTGCGATCTCGGCGCAACCTGGCAGCTACGGTTCGAGCGCACCAACGCGATTGAAGACGCGGACAAGTGGGTCGAGGCCTTCGAGCGGGGAGTGGAAGCCGCCCCCACCCCGGACACGGACCTGTCACGCCGACTTGCCCACTTGAGCATCGCACTGCGAGGCCGGTTCGAGCGCACCGGGAAGATGGAGGACGCGGACGAGGCCGTGCAGAGGGCTCGGCAGGCAGTGGCGGCTGCGCCGGACCGGGACCGACCCGACGCACTGTCCGTTCTCGGCGCCGCGCTGCGTACCCAGTTCGAGCACACCGCAGACCCGGCACAGATCAACGAAGCGGTCGAGCAACAGCGGTATGCCCTGGCAGCTGTGCCAACCGGCGCCGACGACGCGAAGTACGTGTTCGGCCTGGGCATCGCCCTGGGCACTCGATTCAAGCTCACCGGCCGCCTGGAGGACATAGACGAGGCTATTAGTCGGCTCCAGCAGGCCGTAGACGCCACCCCCAAGAGTGAGCCGGGTCTCCGCGCCCGCCGCCTGTCCCAGCTCGGTGCCGCCCACAGCAGCCGCTTCGACCACACCGGGGCGATGGAAGACCTCGACGACGCCATCGCGGCAGGTCGGCAGGTCCAGCTGGCTGCTGCCGCTGCGGCAGCAACTGCCACAGACGTGCGTATGTACATGTCCAACCTCGGCTCTCCCTTGCAGCAGCGATTCGTGCGTACCGGGGCGAGCTCGGACATCGATGAGGCCGTGGACATCCTTCGCAAGGCGGTAGCCGCCACCGTCAAAGGCCATCCCGATCGTGCAGGTCGGCTGTCCACCTTGAGTAACGCCTTGCAGCTGCGCTTCGAACGATATGCACGGATGGCGGATGTGGATGAGGCCGTCGACGCGGCCCGCCAGGCGACGGAGGCGACGCAAGATACGCACCTCGGTCGAGTGGGCTGGCTGTCCAACCTGAGTAACGCTCTGCAGGTGCGCTTCGAACGTACCGGGCAGATGGCCGACCTGGACGAGGCCATCAACGCGGCCCAGCAAGCTGCGGACACCTCGCAGGCTAGTTCCAACCGCAGGGATTTGCCCGTCTGCCTGTCCACCCTGAGCATCGCCCTGCTGATGCGCTTCCAGCGAAGCAAGCAGACGACGGACCTGGACAAGGCCGTCAACGCGGCCCGGCGAGCGGTAGAGGCGACCCCTGGGAATAGCCCCGACCGTGCCGGTCGGCTGTTCAACCTCGGCACTGCCCTGCACACCCAGTTCCAGCACACTGGCGACGCCGCCCACGCGCGGGATGCAATGGACGCCTTCGCAGGTGCCTCCAAGACCGCCGATGCTGCGCCCTCGACCCGGATCCACGCGGCCCGGGCGGCCGCAGAGCTGGCCGTGGAGCAGGAGGTGGGAACCCGCTACGCCGCGGAGCTGCTGGAGAGCGCAGTTCAACTGCTGCCTGAAGTGGCTCCCCGGCAGCTCGAGCGGGCCGATCAGCAGTATGAGCTGGGAGGTTTCGCTGGGCTGGCCAGCGACGCCGCCGCTCTCGCGCTTGCCGATCAGGACACCGGCCTGGACGGCCACCGGCCCACCAAGGCCCTGCGCCTCCTGGAATCCGGCCGGGCAGTGTTGCTCAGCCAGTTGCTGGACACCCGCAGCGACCTCACCGACCTGCAACAAGCCGACCCCGAACTGGCCAAACGACTTGCGGACTTGCGAGAGCAGCTCGACCCAGCCTTCGCCCGAGGCCTCGCCGCGGCACTCGGCAGGGACCTAGCCGTCGAGCGGCATGTGGCCGCCTTGTTCAGTGCCACGGTCGCAGAGATCCGCGAGCTCCCTGGCTTTGAGTCCTTCCTGCTCCTGCCGGATACCGAGACCCTCACCCAGGACGCCGCCCAAGGCCCGATCGTGGTCTTCAACGTCAGCAACCACCGCAGCGACGCGCTGCTGATCACGCCAAACGGGGTCACCGATCTCCCCCTCCCCAGACTCGATCTTCACTCCGTGACAGGGAAGATCAACCAGTTCCAGACAGCGCTCGAAGCACACGACGAGGAGTCGTTGAGCGGCATCCTGGAGTGGCTGTGGGATGTCGCCGCAGAACCGATCCTCGAAACCCTGGGCTACCGCAATCAGCCACCGTCCGCGACATGGCACTGGCCACGGATATGGTGGTCACCCGGCGGTCTGCTTGGCCAGTTGCCTCTGCACGCCGCTGGCTACCACCGCCAGCCAGTCGACCCGCAGCGCCCACGCACGGTCATGGACCGAGTGGTCTCCGCCTACACACCCACGGTGCGGGCCCTGCACTACGCCCGGCAACCGATCCCGGCGCCCTCCACGTCGCCGAAGGCATTGATCGTCGCGATGCCGACCACGCCCGACGCGGGCGATCTTCCAAACGTGGCCGCCGAAGCCGCCATGCTCAAAGCCCGCCTTCCCCACTCAATCCTGCTCGAAGAAAAAGACGCGCCCCCTGAAGAGAGAGAGACCGCCGACCCACGCACTCCCACCAAGTCTCGCGTCCTGACGGAGCTGAGTGGCTGCGCCGTAGCGCACTTTGCCTGCCACGGCCTCTGTCATGCCACCGACCCGTCACAGAGCCAGCTGCTGCTCCACGACCACCACAGCGATCCCCTGACCGTCGCCAGCCTTGCCCCACTCAAGCTCGACTCGGCGAGCCTGGCCTACCTGTCAGCCTGCCGAACGACGTTCACCGGCGAACCGACCCTTGTCGACGAGGCCATCCACCTCACCTCCGGCTTCCAACTGGCCGGCTTCCGCCACGTGGTCGGCACCCTCTGGGAGATCGACGACGCTGTCGCCGTCCGCGTCGCGGATGGCTTCTATGACGCCCTACAACAGGCCCCTGAAGCACTGGCCAGCGGCGCGACCGCTCATGCCCTCCATCAAGCCGTGCGGGCAGTCCGCGACGGACAAGATCTCCGCAAACCCTTCGACCGACGAGACACCCCCTCCCGGTGGGCGGCCTATGTGCATGCAGGCGCCTGA
- a CDS encoding IS30 family transposase — protein MTPLSLDEPTGRYLSFAEREEIALLKAQDKGVREIALTIGRDPGTVSRELRRNAATRGGKPVYRAVVAQWKTQRAAKRPKTAKLVGNERLREYVQDRLAGNVRRHDGTIVPGPRTPPWKGLNKPHRQDRRWSTAWSPEQIAHRLKVDFPDDESMRISHEAIYQSLFIEGRGALKRELVTCLRTGRALREPRARSRNRPQGHVTADVVLSERPAEANDRAMPGHWEGDLIIGTDRSAIGTLVERSSRSTLLVHLPRMEGWGEKPYVKNGPSLGGYGAIAMNAALAASMTKLPDQLRKTLTWDRGKELSGHAQFALETGTRVFFADPHSPWQRPTNENTNGLLRQYFPKGTDLSRWSADELEAVAHALNNRPRKILGWKTPAEIFEEQLRSLQQAGVASTS, from the coding sequence ATGACCCCGCTGAGCCTGGACGAGCCCACTGGCCGGTACCTGTCGTTCGCCGAGCGTGAGGAGATCGCGCTGCTCAAGGCCCAGGACAAGGGCGTGCGCGAGATCGCTCTCACGATCGGCCGCGACCCCGGGACCGTGTCTCGTGAACTGCGCCGAAACGCTGCGACCAGGGGCGGGAAGCCGGTATACCGCGCCGTGGTGGCGCAGTGGAAGACACAGCGGGCCGCAAAGCGTCCGAAGACGGCGAAGCTGGTGGGCAACGAGCGGCTGCGTGAGTATGTGCAAGACCGGCTCGCTGGGAACGTCCGTAGGCATGACGGCACGATCGTCCCGGGCCCCAGGACACCGCCGTGGAAGGGGTTGAACAAGCCCCATCGCCAAGACCGACGGTGGTCGACGGCATGGAGCCCAGAGCAGATCGCGCATCGGCTGAAGGTCGACTTCCCCGATGATGAGTCCATGCGCATCAGCCACGAGGCCATCTACCAGTCGCTGTTCATCGAGGGGCGTGGTGCGCTCAAGCGTGAACTGGTCACTTGTCTCCGGACGGGGCGAGCATTGCGGGAGCCGAGGGCCAGGTCACGGAACAGGCCCCAAGGGCATGTCACCGCCGATGTCGTCCTCAGCGAGCGCCCCGCCGAGGCCAACGACCGGGCCATGCCCGGGCATTGGGAAGGCGACCTGATCATCGGGACGGACAGGTCCGCGATCGGCACGCTTGTCGAGCGCAGCAGCCGTTCAACGCTCCTTGTCCACCTGCCACGCATGGAGGGCTGGGGCGAGAAGCCGTACGTGAAGAACGGGCCGTCGCTCGGCGGCTACGGGGCCATCGCGATGAACGCCGCACTCGCGGCGTCGATGACCAAGTTGCCCGACCAGTTGCGCAAGACCCTGACGTGGGATCGCGGGAAGGAGCTTTCGGGCCACGCGCAGTTCGCGCTGGAGACCGGGACGCGGGTGTTCTTCGCTGACCCGCACTCACCGTGGCAGCGCCCGACGAACGAGAACACTAACGGTCTGCTGCGGCAGTACTTCCCCAAAGGCACCGACCTGTCGCGCTGGTCCGCTGACGAACTCGAGGCCGTCGCTCACGCGCTCAACAACCGGCCACGAAAGATCCTCGGGTGGAAGACGCCCGCTGAAATCTTCGAGGAGCAACTACGCTCGCTTCAACAAGCCGGTGTTGCATCGACCAGTTGA